The proteins below are encoded in one region of Bacteroides uniformis:
- a CDS encoding TolC family protein, with translation MKRQLFTFSFLCLLALGTRAQDTLTLEDCLKIGIENNLSLQSKRKEIQKGKYGISENRAKLLPQINGFANYNDNIDPPVSVTDGSAYGNPYNVTQTLQYNANFGLQLQIPLYNQTLYTTLSIAKTMDEMNRLSYEKAREDLILQISQMYYLGQVTAEQIILIKANITRLEELRDITQAFYDNGMAMEVDVKRVNINLENLKVQHDNAQAMMEQQLNLLKYIIDYPAEENIALVPVNTEMITPAALTGLSETLYELQLLQSQKQLAEQQKTIVSNGYIPSLSLTGSWMFSAYTDKAYHWFHSGPSNHWYRSYGVGLSLRIPIFDGLDKRYKMRKATIDIENIKLAQENTRKNLQTQYLNATNDLMNSQRNFKKQKDNYLLAEDVYTVTMDRYREGIASMTEVLQDEMRMSEAQNNYISAHYNYRITNLTLLKLTGQLETLSPSIH, from the coding sequence ATGAAAAGACAACTGTTCACATTTTCCTTTCTGTGTCTGCTTGCACTAGGTACAAGAGCACAAGATACCCTAACCTTGGAGGACTGCCTCAAAATAGGTATCGAAAACAATTTGTCCTTACAAAGCAAACGGAAGGAAATACAAAAAGGGAAATACGGCATCTCTGAGAATCGAGCCAAACTACTGCCCCAAATCAATGGTTTTGCCAACTATAACGACAATATCGATCCACCCGTATCCGTTACCGATGGTTCAGCGTATGGCAATCCCTATAATGTAACCCAAACTTTGCAATACAACGCCAACTTCGGATTACAGCTGCAGATACCACTTTATAACCAAACACTCTACACCACTCTGTCCATAGCTAAAACCATGGATGAGATGAATCGCCTTTCTTATGAAAAGGCAAGAGAAGACCTCATCCTTCAAATTAGTCAAATGTACTACCTAGGACAGGTTACAGCTGAACAGATTATTTTGATAAAAGCCAACATCACTCGCCTAGAAGAGTTGAGAGATATCACTCAGGCCTTCTATGACAACGGTATGGCTATGGAAGTAGATGTGAAACGCGTCAACATCAACCTGGAGAACCTCAAGGTGCAACACGACAACGCACAAGCCATGATGGAACAGCAACTGAACCTACTGAAATACATCATCGACTATCCGGCAGAAGAAAATATAGCACTGGTACCGGTGAATACAGAAATGATTACGCCCGCAGCACTCACCGGGCTATCTGAAACACTATATGAACTACAGCTGCTGCAATCACAGAAACAACTCGCAGAGCAACAAAAAACAATAGTCAGCAACGGTTACATCCCCTCCTTGAGCTTGACGGGAAGCTGGATGTTCTCTGCCTATACGGACAAAGCTTACCATTGGTTCCATTCCGGCCCTTCCAACCATTGGTATCGCTCCTATGGAGTGGGACTCTCCTTGCGCATTCCCATTTTCGACGGACTGGACAAACGCTACAAGATGCGTAAGGCAACCATTGACATAGAGAACATCAAACTCGCTCAAGAGAATACCCGAAAAAATCTTCAGACACAATATCTGAATGCTACCAATGACCTGATGAACAGCCAGCGTAACTTTAAGAAGCAGAAGGACAATTATCTGCTTGCTGAAGATGTATATACCGTTACCATGGACCGTTATCGGGAAGGAATCGCCTCAATGACCGAAGTGTTGCAGGACGAAATGCGGATGAGCGAAGCCCAAAACAACTATATCAGTGCCCACTACAATTACCGGATAACCAATCTGACTTTGCTGAAGCTGACGGGACAGCTGGAGACGTTGAGCCCCTCAATTCATTAA
- a CDS encoding HlyD family secretion protein, with protein sequence METKENNNTASTHQEKARKLKKLRRWQIVVSLLGIVILIWGIIQVVCLFLNYKRTETSNDAQIEQYISPVNLRASGYIKKICFTEHQEVHKGDTLLILDDREYKIRVMEAEAALKDAQAGATVIGATLQTTQTTASVYDASIAEIEIRLTKLEKDRQRYQNLVKRNAATPIQLEQIETEYAATHKKLEAVKRQQKAALSGVNEVSHRRENTEAAIQRATAALEMARLNLSYTVVVAPCDGKLGRRTLEEGQFITAGQTITYILPDTQKWIIANYKETQIENLHLGQEVVITVDAISDKEFKGKITAISGATGSKYSLVPTDNSAGNFVKIQQRIPVRIDFTDLSKEDNSSLAAGMMVIVKAKME encoded by the coding sequence ATGGAAACAAAAGAGAACAATAACACCGCAAGTACCCACCAAGAAAAAGCACGGAAATTGAAGAAGCTTCGCCGTTGGCAAATCGTTGTCAGCCTATTAGGAATAGTTATCCTTATCTGGGGAATTATTCAAGTGGTCTGCCTCTTTTTGAACTACAAACGGACGGAAACCAGTAATGATGCACAGATTGAACAATACATATCTCCCGTCAATCTGCGCGCATCAGGATATATCAAGAAAATTTGTTTCACAGAACACCAAGAAGTACACAAAGGAGATACCTTACTTATATTGGACGACCGGGAATATAAAATCAGAGTCATGGAAGCTGAAGCTGCACTCAAGGATGCACAAGCCGGTGCCACAGTCATTGGTGCCACACTACAAACCACGCAAACTACAGCCTCTGTCTACGACGCCTCCATAGCAGAGATAGAAATCCGCCTTACCAAGCTGGAGAAAGACCGCCAACGATACCAGAATCTGGTGAAGAGAAACGCTGCCACCCCCATTCAATTGGAACAGATAGAAACCGAATATGCAGCTACCCACAAGAAGTTGGAAGCCGTGAAACGACAACAGAAAGCTGCCTTGTCGGGTGTGAACGAAGTGTCACATCGCCGTGAAAATACCGAAGCTGCCATACAACGGGCAACAGCCGCACTCGAAATGGCACGACTGAATCTCTCCTACACCGTAGTAGTAGCTCCTTGTGATGGGAAATTGGGGCGGCGTACTCTTGAAGAAGGACAATTCATCACTGCCGGACAAACCATCACCTACATTCTGCCTGACACACAAAAGTGGATTATAGCCAACTACAAGGAAACCCAGATTGAGAATCTGCACTTGGGACAAGAAGTAGTCATTACCGTCGATGCCATCAGCGACAAAGAATTCAAAGGAAAAATCACTGCCATCTCCGGAGCCACCGGCTCCAAATATTCCCTAGTGCCCACGGATAATTCTGCCGGCAACTTCGTGAAGATACAGCAACGCATCCCAGTCCGCATCGACTTTACCGATTTGTCCAAAGAAGACAACAGCAGCCTTGCCGCCGGTATGATGGTAATAGTCAAAGCGAAGATGGAATAA
- a CDS encoding K(+)-transporting ATPase subunit C gives MKTLWKSFKITIAFCIFFSLFYILVLWIFAQFAGPNKGNAEVATLNGKVVGAANVGQMFTQDIYFWGRPSAGDYTADASGGSNKGPTNDEYLAEVEARIDTFLVHHPYLSRKDVPAEMVTASGSGLDPHITPACAYVQVKRVAQARGMNEAEVKAIVDKNISKPFLGVFGTETVNVLELNIALEEADQNK, from the coding sequence ATGAAAACTCTTTGGAAATCATTTAAAATAACAATTGCATTTTGCATATTTTTCTCTCTGTTCTATATCCTTGTCTTGTGGATATTTGCACAGTTCGCCGGTCCCAACAAGGGAAATGCAGAGGTGGCAACCCTCAATGGTAAAGTGGTAGGTGCTGCCAATGTAGGCCAGATGTTTACGCAAGATATTTATTTTTGGGGACGCCCGTCTGCGGGTGATTATACAGCCGATGCTTCGGGTGGTAGTAACAAGGGGCCTACGAACGATGAATACCTGGCAGAAGTGGAAGCCCGTATCGATACTTTTCTGGTACATCATCCTTATCTGAGCCGCAAGGATGTGCCTGCTGAAATGGTAACCGCCAGTGGTTCCGGTCTAGACCCACATATCACACCTGCTTGTGCTTATGTACAAGTGAAGCGTGTGGCTCAGGCACGTGGCATGAACGAGGCTGAAGTGAAAGCCATTGTAGACAAGAACATCAGCAAACCCTTTTTGGGGGTGTTTGGTACGGAAACTGTCAATGTGCTGGAACTGAACATTGCATTAGAAGAAGCCGATCAGAATAAATAA
- a CDS encoding helix-turn-helix domain-containing protein, translating to MDTQQERLSHLDRALSNGENICSSEGMLCSFPASLKKPFMINGAGLMVCRQGNFTFSLNMKVFSAQAGETVFIPEDSLFQVLSESEDLQLFIFIYQIEPIRDIIGNSVATMYLYMQLRTEPCYVWNTGDEEEVLKYMSLLDNTLHLDNNTFNDNEQRLLLLGLTYRICSIYNRKLMNLKTTVGHKHEIFIRLIQLIDAHYTEERGVEFYADKLCLSPKYLSALSKSVCGFTVQELIFKSIIRKSISLLKNTQKNIQEIADFFNFPNASYFGTFFKKQTGMSPQQYRKK from the coding sequence ATGGATACTCAACAAGAACGTTTATCCCACTTGGACCGCGCATTGTCCAACGGAGAAAACATTTGTAGTTCAGAAGGTATGCTCTGCTCCTTCCCTGCCTCCTTGAAGAAACCTTTCATGATTAATGGAGCAGGACTGATGGTCTGCCGCCAGGGCAACTTCACCTTTTCGCTCAACATGAAGGTATTCTCGGCCCAGGCAGGCGAAACAGTTTTCATTCCGGAAGATTCCCTCTTCCAAGTGCTGAGCGAATCGGAAGACCTGCAACTATTCATATTCATTTACCAGATAGAACCGATAAGGGACATCATAGGCAATTCAGTGGCAACCATGTACCTATACATGCAGCTCCGGACCGAACCATGCTACGTATGGAACACCGGAGACGAAGAAGAAGTCCTGAAATACATGTCCTTACTGGACAATACCCTGCACTTAGACAACAACACCTTCAACGACAACGAACAAAGGCTGCTTCTGCTGGGACTCACATACCGCATCTGTTCCATTTACAACCGTAAACTGATGAACCTTAAAACAACGGTTGGCCACAAACATGAAATTTTTATCCGGCTGATTCAGTTGATAGATGCACACTACACGGAAGAACGCGGTGTAGAGTTTTATGCAGACAAACTCTGCTTATCACCCAAATACCTCTCTGCACTATCCAAGTCCGTCTGCGGATTCACCGTGCAGGAACTGATATTCAAATCCATCATCCGCAAAAGCATCTCACTACTCAAGAACACCCAGAAAAATATCCAGGAAATCGCCGATTTCTTCAATTTTCCCAATGCTTCTTATTTTGGTACATTTTTCAAGAAACAAACAGGCATGTCTCCGCAACAGTACCGCAAAAAATAG
- a CDS encoding sensor protein KdpD — MSREESVQHFLDLIKKSRRGKFKVYIGMIAGVGKSYRMLQEAHELLDNGVDVKIGYIETHGRAGTDAMLEGLPVVPRRKIFYKGKELEEMDLDAIIQIHPEIVVVDELAHTNVEGSRNEKRWQDVMDLLDEGINVISAVNIQHIESVNEEVQGISGIEVKERIPDSVLQEADEVVNIDLTAEELIARLKAGKIYKPEKVSTALNNFFKTENILQLRELALKEVALRVEKKVENEVVTSVGVRHERFLACISSNEKTPRRIIRKAARLATRYNTSFVALYVQTPRESTDRIGLANQRYLLNHFKLVTELGGEVVQVQSPDVLGSIVDTCREKQITTVCMGSPSLSFPKSLFMILKYRKFVRDLAQVNIDLIILA, encoded by the coding sequence ATGAGTAGGGAAGAAAGCGTACAGCATTTTCTTGATTTGATTAAAAAGTCGCGGCGTGGCAAGTTCAAAGTCTACATCGGCATGATTGCTGGTGTAGGTAAATCTTATCGTATGCTTCAGGAAGCACACGAGTTACTTGACAACGGAGTAGATGTGAAGATAGGCTATATAGAGACACACGGGCGTGCCGGTACGGATGCTATGTTGGAAGGATTGCCCGTTGTTCCTCGTCGTAAGATATTCTATAAAGGAAAAGAGCTGGAAGAAATGGATTTGGATGCCATTATCCAGATACACCCTGAGATAGTAGTGGTGGATGAACTGGCACATACCAATGTGGAAGGTAGCCGGAATGAGAAACGCTGGCAGGATGTGATGGATTTGCTTGATGAGGGTATCAATGTGATTTCTGCCGTTAACATCCAGCACATTGAGAGTGTCAATGAAGAAGTACAAGGCATCTCGGGTATTGAGGTGAAGGAACGTATTCCCGATAGCGTTTTGCAAGAGGCAGATGAGGTGGTGAATATTGACTTGACTGCGGAAGAATTGATAGCCCGTCTGAAAGCTGGAAAAATTTACAAGCCGGAAAAGGTCTCTACTGCCTTGAACAATTTCTTTAAAACGGAAAATATTCTCCAATTACGTGAACTGGCTTTAAAAGAGGTGGCTTTACGGGTGGAAAAGAAAGTGGAGAATGAAGTGGTTACCAGTGTGGGAGTCCGTCATGAGAGATTTCTGGCATGTATCAGCAGCAACGAGAAAACACCACGACGCATCATTCGTAAAGCTGCACGTCTGGCAACCCGCTACAATACTTCGTTTGTTGCCCTTTATGTGCAGACTCCCAGAGAAAGTACTGACCGCATCGGTCTGGCAAATCAAAGGTATTTATTGAACCACTTCAAATTGGTGACCGAACTGGGAGGGGAGGTCGTTCAGGTGCAATCGCCGGATGTGCTGGGAAGCATTGTTGATACTTGTAGGGAGAAACAGATAACAACTGTCTGCATGGGAAGTCCGTCACTTTCTTTTCCGAAATCATTGTTCATGATATTGAAATACCGAAAATTTGTGCGTGATTTGGCACAAGTAAACATAGATTTGATTATACTTGCATAA
- a CDS encoding sensor histidine kinase produces the protein MNIRTKLILSVGVLAGMIILLVALSVVNLQILTATEPDSPAAVPGLQRALLWISVIGGVCIFASIILLVWLPRSISKPIQELTRGILEIANHNYEKRLDMSGREEFREVADSFNRMAERLTEYRASTLNDILSAKKFLEAIVNSIDEPIIGLNRNREILFINNEALTVLNLKREEVIRRSAEELSLKNDLLRRLVRELVNPGEKKEPLKIYADNKESYFKASYITIINAEADDDEPHNLGDVILLKNITEFKELDSAKTTFISTISHELKTPISAILMSLQLLEDKRVGVLNDEQEQLSNSIKENADRLLGITGELLNMTQVEAGKLQMMPKITKPIELIEYAIKANQVQADKFGIQIEVEYPEEKMPKLFVDSEKIAWVLTNLLSNAIRYSKENGRVVIGAKHDEDFVEMYVQDFGKGIDPRYHQSIFDRYFRVPGTKVQGSGLGLSISKDFVEAHGGTLTVQSELGKGSRFVIRLKA, from the coding sequence ATGAATATTCGTACAAAATTGATACTCAGCGTAGGGGTATTGGCTGGAATGATTATTTTGTTGGTTGCTCTTTCTGTGGTGAATCTACAGATACTGACGGCTACAGAGCCGGATAGTCCTGCTGCTGTACCGGGATTGCAACGTGCATTGCTCTGGATTTCTGTGATAGGTGGGGTATGTATTTTTGCCAGTATCATATTGTTGGTATGGCTTCCCCGTTCCATCAGCAAACCTATTCAAGAACTGACGCGTGGGATTCTTGAAATAGCGAACCATAATTATGAGAAACGTCTGGATATGAGTGGACGCGAGGAATTTCGTGAAGTGGCTGATAGTTTTAATCGGATGGCGGAACGACTGACGGAGTATCGCGCCAGTACGCTGAACGACATACTTTCTGCTAAGAAATTTCTTGAGGCTATTGTGAATAGTATTGATGAACCTATTATTGGTTTGAACCGTAATAGGGAAATTCTCTTTATCAATAATGAGGCTTTAACTGTGCTGAATTTAAAACGGGAAGAGGTAATTCGCCGTTCGGCTGAGGAGCTTTCTTTGAAGAATGATTTGCTCCGCCGTTTAGTTCGTGAATTGGTAAATCCGGGTGAAAAGAAAGAACCGTTGAAGATTTATGCAGACAATAAGGAGAGTTACTTTAAAGCTTCTTACATTACCATTATAAATGCAGAGGCTGATGATGACGAACCTCATAATCTTGGCGATGTGATTTTACTGAAAAATATTACAGAATTCAAAGAATTGGATAGTGCCAAGACTACTTTTATCTCGACTATTTCTCATGAACTGAAAACGCCTATATCCGCTATTCTGATGAGTCTGCAGTTGTTGGAGGACAAACGGGTAGGGGTGTTGAACGACGAGCAGGAGCAATTATCGAACAGCATTAAGGAAAATGCTGATCGCCTTCTTGGGATTACCGGAGAACTACTGAACATGACGCAGGTAGAAGCCGGTAAACTGCAGATGATGCCTAAAATAACAAAGCCCATTGAACTGATAGAGTATGCCATCAAGGCTAATCAGGTACAGGCTGATAAATTCGGCATTCAGATAGAAGTGGAGTATCCGGAAGAAAAAATGCCTAAATTGTTTGTCGATAGCGAAAAGATTGCTTGGGTACTCACCAATTTGTTGAGTAATGCTATCCGCTATTCCAAAGAGAACGGGAGGGTGGTTATCGGCGCCAAGCATGACGAGGATTTTGTGGAAATGTATGTGCAGGATTTTGGAAAAGGTATCGACCCGCGTTATCACCAGAGCATTTTTGACCGTTATTTCCGAGTGCCGGGCACTAAAGTGCAAGGTAGTGGCTTAGGACTTTCCATTTCGAAAGACTTTGTGGAAGCGCATGGCGGTACACTGACTGTTCAGAGTGAGCTGGGTAAGGGGAGCCGCTTCGTTATCCGGTTGAAAGCGTAA
- the kdpB gene encoding potassium-transporting ATPase subunit KdpB: protein MKDNKSASLFQKEQVMESLKQSFVKLNPRVMIKNPIMFTVEVVTVVMLIVCFLSLGTSEYGAFGYNLLVFIILFVTLLFANFAEAIAEARGKAQADSLRKTREETPAKVLVDGKIHTVSSSRLKKGDYFICEAGDTIPADGEIVEGLASIDESAITGESAPVIREAGGDKSSVTGGTKVLSDKIKVLVTQQPGESFLDKMIALVEGATRQKTPNEIALTILLAGFTLVFVIVCVTLIPMADYTNIDHPGTYISIAAIISLFVCLIPTTIGGLLSAIGIAGMDRALRANVITKSGKAVETAGDIDTLLLDKTGTITIGNRKATKFHSASGVDENLFVEACLLSSLSDETPEGKSIIELGRENGHRMRDLNTTGAHMIKFTAETKCSGVDLQDGTQIRKGAFDAIRKIVENAGNKFPKEIEEVIAVITSNGGTPLVVCVNQRVTGVIELQDIIKPGIQERFERLRKMGVKTVMVTGDNPLTAKYIAEKAGVDDFIAEAKPEDKMEYIKKEQQAGKLVAMMGDGTNDAPALAQANVGVAMNSGTQAAKEAGNMVDLDNDPTKLIEIVEIGKQLLMTRGTLTTFSIANDVAKYFAIIPALFMVAIPQLAPLNIMGLYSPETAILSAVIFNAIIIPILIPLALKGVQYKPIGASALLRRNLLIYGVGGVIAPFVGIKLIDMIVSLFF from the coding sequence ATGAAAGATAATAAATCAGCTTCTTTGTTTCAGAAGGAGCAAGTAATGGAAAGTTTGAAGCAATCATTCGTGAAGCTGAATCCACGGGTGATGATAAAGAATCCGATTATGTTTACGGTGGAAGTCGTAACAGTCGTCATGCTGATTGTCTGTTTCCTTTCATTGGGTACTTCGGAATATGGAGCATTCGGATATAATTTATTGGTATTCATCATCTTGTTTGTGACGTTACTGTTTGCTAATTTTGCTGAAGCCATCGCTGAAGCTCGTGGTAAGGCCCAAGCTGACAGTTTGCGTAAAACCCGTGAAGAGACTCCTGCTAAAGTGTTGGTTGACGGTAAAATCCATACCGTTAGCAGTTCACGTTTGAAGAAAGGTGACTATTTTATTTGTGAAGCAGGAGATACGATTCCTGCCGACGGTGAGATTGTGGAAGGTTTGGCCTCCATTGACGAAAGTGCCATTACCGGTGAATCTGCTCCGGTTATCCGTGAGGCCGGTGGTGACAAGAGTTCCGTAACTGGTGGTACAAAAGTTCTTTCTGATAAAATCAAGGTATTGGTGACGCAGCAACCGGGTGAGAGCTTTCTTGACAAGATGATTGCTTTGGTAGAAGGCGCTACTCGCCAGAAGACTCCGAACGAGATAGCATTGACTATTCTTCTGGCCGGTTTCACCTTGGTATTCGTCATTGTATGTGTGACGTTGATTCCTATGGCCGACTATACGAATATCGACCATCCGGGAACTTATATCTCCATTGCAGCCATCATTTCTTTGTTTGTCTGCTTGATACCGACTACTATCGGCGGACTGCTTTCTGCCATCGGCATTGCTGGGATGGACCGTGCTTTGCGCGCTAATGTAATCACCAAATCCGGTAAGGCGGTAGAAACAGCCGGTGACATTGATACCTTGTTGCTAGACAAGACTGGCACCATTACAATCGGTAACCGTAAAGCTACTAAGTTTCATTCGGCTTCGGGTGTTGACGAGAATTTGTTCGTAGAGGCTTGCTTGTTGTCCTCACTTTCTGACGAGACTCCGGAAGGTAAGTCTATCATTGAACTGGGACGTGAAAACGGTCATCGTATGCGTGATTTGAATACTACCGGTGCTCATATGATTAAGTTTACAGCCGAAACAAAATGTTCGGGTGTGGATTTGCAGGATGGTACTCAGATACGTAAAGGCGCCTTCGACGCTATTCGCAAGATTGTGGAAAATGCCGGAAACAAGTTCCCGAAAGAGATTGAAGAGGTGATTGCTGTAATTACCAGCAACGGTGGAACTCCGTTGGTAGTATGTGTCAATCAGAGGGTTACCGGGGTAATCGAGTTGCAGGATATTATCAAACCGGGTATTCAGGAACGTTTTGAGCGTCTTCGCAAGATGGGTGTGAAAACTGTGATGGTGACCGGTGACAACCCTTTGACAGCCAAATACATCGCAGAGAAAGCTGGAGTGGATGATTTCATTGCTGAAGCCAAGCCGGAAGACAAGATGGAATATATTAAAAAAGAACAGCAGGCCGGTAAGCTGGTGGCTATGATGGGTGACGGTACAAACGACGCTCCCGCCCTTGCACAAGCTAATGTGGGGGTGGCGATGAACAGCGGTACGCAGGCAGCCAAAGAAGCCGGTAATATGGTGGACCTTGACAACGACCCGACGAAGCTGATTGAAATTGTGGAGATTGGCAAACAGTTGTTGATGACACGCGGTACGTTGACTACCTTCTCCATTGCGAACGACGTTGCCAAGTACTTTGCCATTATCCCTGCTTTGTTTATGGTAGCCATCCCTCAGTTGGCTCCTCTGAACATTATGGGACTGTATAGCCCTGAAACGGCCATTCTCTCGGCTGTCATATTCAACGCTATCATCATTCCTATCTTGATTCCGTTGGCTTTGAAAGGTGTTCAGTATAAGCCAATCGGTGCCAGTGCATTGCTTCGTCGCAACCTGCTGATTTATGGTGTGGGCGGTGTCATCGCTCCGTTTGTCGGCATCAAACTGATAGATATGATAGTTAGTCTGTTTTTTTAA
- a CDS encoding START-like domain-containing protein → MERKKIHLEYLLNATSKSILWAAISTPTGLEGWFADRVQSDDKTVTFFWGKTEKRDAEIIAVRAYSFIRFRWLDDENEREYFELKMTNNELTNDFVLEITDFADIDEVGDSRELWESQVDTLRRTCGF, encoded by the coding sequence ATGGAAAGAAAGAAAATACATTTGGAATATCTCTTGAATGCGACTTCTAAAAGTATTCTTTGGGCAGCGATAAGTACCCCTACTGGTTTGGAGGGCTGGTTTGCTGATAGGGTTCAGTCAGACGATAAAACAGTAACCTTTTTTTGGGGAAAAACAGAAAAACGTGATGCCGAGATTATTGCCGTGCGGGCGTATTCATTCATCCGCTTCCGCTGGCTGGACGATGAGAACGAGCGAGAATACTTTGAACTGAAGATGACAAACAATGAGTTGACCAATGATTTCGTATTGGAGATAACAGACTTTGCCGATATAGACGAGGTGGGTGATTCGCGTGAATTATGGGAATCGCAAGTGGATACTTTGCGAAGAACTTGTGGTTTTTAG
- a CDS encoding efflux MFS transporter permease produces MPSSPKNYPFYNWVPKPVGIIILFVFFLPILTVGGTYSVASTEMMSELGIISEHIQFANFATSIGMAAFCPFLYRLVVIRRQKMMCLAGFSLMYIFSYICAKTDSVFLLALCSIFMGFLRMVLMMVNLFTLIKYAGHIEAYDKITPGNEPTTDEGWDKLDIERSAAQPAIYLFFMVLGQLGTSLTAWLAFEYEWQYIHYFMMGLLLLCILITFITMPYHKYTTRRFPINFKQFGNASIFCITLACITYVLTYGKVLDWYDDPTIQWATVCAIIAGGIFLYIESTQRNPYYQLDVFKLRTIRMGFLFYFLLMVLNSSAMFVNVFTGIGMKLDNFQNATLGNWSMLGYLIGGIATIWLSVKGVHFKYLFAAGFLLLGLSAMFMYFEVQGAGLYERMKYPVIIRSTGMMFLYSLIPTYATQRMPYKYLSSWICTMITVRMVLAPCIGAALYTNVLQERQQHYVTRYAQNVDMLHPEASASFTQTVQGMQYQGKSKQEAINMAAISTKGRIQVQATLSAVKEMAGWTLYACLICMIFVLVVRYPKRKLLT; encoded by the coding sequence ATGCCCTCATCCCCCAAGAACTATCCCTTCTACAACTGGGTACCTAAGCCGGTAGGTATCATCATCCTATTCGTATTCTTTTTGCCGATACTGACTGTAGGCGGTACCTACTCGGTGGCAAGCACCGAAATGATGAGCGAACTCGGCATCATTTCCGAGCATATCCAGTTTGCCAACTTCGCCACTTCCATTGGCATGGCAGCATTCTGCCCTTTTCTGTATAGGCTGGTAGTCATACGCCGGCAGAAAATGATGTGCCTGGCAGGATTCTCCCTGATGTACATCTTCAGCTATATCTGTGCCAAGACAGACAGCGTTTTCCTGCTGGCACTATGCAGCATCTTTATGGGATTCCTACGAATGGTGCTGATGATGGTCAACCTCTTCACCCTCATAAAGTATGCAGGGCATATCGAGGCGTACGACAAAATTACACCCGGCAACGAGCCCACAACTGACGAAGGCTGGGACAAGCTGGACATCGAACGGAGTGCGGCACAACCCGCCATCTATCTATTCTTCATGGTACTGGGGCAATTGGGAACCTCGCTCACCGCCTGGCTCGCTTTTGAATATGAATGGCAGTACATACACTACTTTATGATGGGGCTACTATTACTTTGCATCCTCATCACCTTCATTACTATGCCTTATCATAAATATACCACCCGCCGTTTCCCCATCAACTTCAAGCAGTTCGGCAATGCCTCCATCTTCTGCATCACACTAGCCTGCATTACCTACGTGCTTACTTATGGCAAAGTGCTCGACTGGTACGATGACCCAACCATACAATGGGCCACAGTCTGCGCCATCATTGCTGGCGGCATATTTCTCTATATCGAGTCTACCCAGCGCAATCCTTACTATCAGCTCGATGTATTCAAACTGCGTACCATCCGTATGGGTTTCCTATTCTATTTTCTGTTAATGGTACTGAATTCCAGCGCCATGTTTGTCAATGTATTCACGGGCATAGGCATGAAACTGGACAACTTTCAGAATGCCACCCTGGGCAACTGGTCCATGCTGGGCTACCTCATCGGCGGTATAGCCACTATCTGGCTCAGCGTAAAAGGCGTACACTTCAAATATCTCTTTGCCGCCGGTTTCCTTCTATTGGGGCTTTCCGCCATGTTCATGTATTTCGAGGTACAAGGTGCAGGACTGTACGAACGGATGAAGTATCCGGTCATCATCCGCTCCACCGGCATGATGTTCCTCTACTCGCTGATTCCAACCTACGCCACCCAACGCATGCCTTACAAATATCTTTCTTCCTGGATATGTACCATGATTACCGTACGCATGGTATTGGCTCCCTGCATCGGAGCCGCACTCTATACGAATGTGCTGCAAGAACGCCAGCAGCACTACGTCACCCGCTATGCACAGAATGTAGACATGTTGCACCCCGAAGCGTCCGCCTCGTTTACCCAAACCGTACAAGGCATGCAATATCAGGGAAAAAGCAAACAAGAAGCAATCAACATGGCTGCCATATCCACCAAAGGACGCATCCAGGTGCAGGCCACCCTCTCTGCTGTAAAGGAAATGGCAGGATGGACACTCTATGCCTGCCTGATTTGCATGATATTTGTGCTTGTCGTGCGGTATCCTAAACGAAAATTACTAACTTAG